From a region of the Oncorhynchus tshawytscha isolate Ot180627B linkage group LG14, Otsh_v2.0, whole genome shotgun sequence genome:
- the LOC112235390 gene encoding protein unc-50 homolog, giving the protein MQCLSASWSLAGSFYVFSCPEEIFFTEEKELSSKNRRFSSTMLPTTSPQNGSLSARDAARHTAGAKRYKYLRRLLHFKAMDFEFAVWQMLYLFTSPQRVYRNFHYRKQTKDQWARDDPAFLVLLSIWLCVSTVGFGLVLDMGFVETLKLLLWVVFIDCIGVGLLISTLMWFITNKYLLKPPSKDYDVEWGYAFDVHLNAFYPLLVILHFLQLFFINHIVVINSDWFLGYFVGNSLWLTAISYYLYITFLGYNALPQLQNTVVLLYPFALLVLLYILSLSLGWNFTKGLCWFYKYRVQ; this is encoded by the exons ATGCAATGTCTAAGCGCCTCTTGGTCACTTGCCGGAAGTTTCTACGTGTTCAGTTGTCCGGAAGAGATATTTTTTACTGAGGAAAAGGAACTTTCTTCTAAAAATAGGAGGTTCAGTAG CACTATGTTACCGACCACCTCGCCGCAGAACGGAAGCCTGAGTGCCCGCGATGCGGCACGCCACACAGCGGGCGCCAAGCGCTACAAATACCTGAGGAGGCTGCTGCACTTCAAAGCCATGGACTTTGAGTTTGCCGTGTGGCAGATGCTCTACCTGTTCACCTCCCCACAGAGAGTGTATCGTAACTTCCACTACAGGAAGCAGACCAAGGACCAGTGGGCCAGAGACGACCCTGCCTTCCTGGTGTTACTCAGCATCTGGCTCTGTG TGTCCACAGTGGGCTTTGGGCTGGTGCTGGACATGGGCTTTGTGGAGACTCTGAAGCTGCTGCTGTGGGTGGTGTTCATAGACTGCATCGGCGTGGGCCTGCTCATCTCCACACTCATGTG GTTCATCACCAATAAGTACCTGCTGAAGCCGCCCAGTAAGGACTATGATGTAGAGTGGGGCTACGCCTTCGATGTGCATCTCAATGCCTTCTACCCCCTGCTTGTCATCCTGCACTTCCTACAGCTCTTCTTTATAAACC ATATCGTAGTGATAAACTCAGACTGGTTCCTGGGGTACTTTGTAGGGAACAGTCTGTGGCTGACAGCCATCAGCTACTATCTATACATTACATTCCTGGGATACAACG CCTTGCCCCAACTGCAGAACACAGTGGTTCTGCTCTACCCCTTCGCCCTGCTAgttctcctctacatcctctctctctccctgggatgGAACTTCACCAAGGGCCTCTGCTGGTTCTACAAGTACCGCGTCCAGTAG